The Pseudodesulfovibrio sp. zrk46 genome contains a region encoding:
- a CDS encoding potassium channel family protein: MSKKQQSALSKAFLTHYVPSLFFGVVTLIVLSELFPTHLTADLNDNSVDLADISLAALNGSIVATAGILFHNRRNAYLKKTHAALRTLADRETLIASGIVGFLAGITSVILGAYNEGIIAMTLVVLTVLIWHLKSFLHFIPVMLKPGNVATWGDVSKLLTTYFNMLAGFTLVNATLEGIHIMVKAPLPFNFTANGGDIFINSLYYTVVTMTTLGFGDFVPQTWDGKLMLIFQCLVSYFMFALVIGIVTRGVVRSQEKINR; the protein is encoded by the coding sequence ATGAGCAAGAAACAACAATCCGCCCTGAGCAAAGCATTCCTGACCCACTACGTCCCCAGCCTGTTCTTCGGGGTGGTGACGTTAATCGTACTCAGCGAGCTTTTCCCGACTCACTTGACCGCCGACCTGAACGACAACTCGGTTGATCTGGCCGACATATCTCTGGCCGCCCTCAACGGCAGCATCGTCGCTACAGCAGGCATTCTGTTCCATAACAGACGCAACGCCTACCTTAAAAAGACGCACGCGGCCCTGCGCACCCTTGCCGACCGCGAAACCCTTATTGCGTCAGGCATTGTCGGCTTTTTGGCAGGCATTACCAGCGTCATCCTCGGAGCCTATAACGAAGGCATCATCGCCATGACTCTGGTGGTGCTGACCGTCCTGATCTGGCATTTGAAATCCTTCCTGCACTTCATCCCGGTCATGCTCAAGCCGGGCAATGTCGCCACATGGGGCGACGTGTCCAAGCTGCTGACCACTTACTTCAACATGCTGGCCGGATTCACGCTGGTCAACGCGACACTGGAAGGCATCCACATCATGGTCAAGGCCCCGCTGCCATTCAACTTCACCGCAAATGGTGGCGACATATTCATCAATTCCCTCTATTATACCGTGGTCACCATGACCACGCTTGGCTTCGGCGACTTCGTTCCCCAGACATGGGACGGTAAGCTGATGCTCATTTTCCAGTGCCTTGTCAGCTATTTCATGTTCGCACTGGTAATCGGCATCGTCACCCGTGGCGTGGTTCGCAGTCAGGAAAAAATCAATCGATAG
- a CDS encoding TraR/DksA C4-type zinc finger protein: MNEKQKQEFKGFAAAEIEELKKEIPRLKELVKPVAPDNAIGRISRMDNIVNQSVAKAQLSKAKVRLVRLEEALKRVDEDEDFGLCMDCGDPIPMARLKAMPETPFCVECAE, translated from the coding sequence ATGAACGAGAAGCAGAAGCAGGAGTTCAAGGGCTTTGCCGCGGCCGAGATCGAGGAGTTGAAAAAGGAGATTCCCCGGCTCAAGGAGTTGGTCAAGCCCGTGGCGCCGGACAACGCCATCGGTCGCATTTCGCGCATGGACAACATCGTGAACCAGTCCGTGGCCAAGGCGCAGCTCTCCAAGGCCAAGGTTCGACTGGTGCGTCTGGAAGAAGCCCTGAAGCGGGTGGATGAGGACGAGGACTTTGGTCTGTGCATGGATTGTGGCGATCCCATTCCCATGGCGCGGCTCAAGGCCATGCCTGAGACGCCTTTCTGCGTGGAGTGCGCTGAATAA
- a CDS encoding EAL domain-containing protein produces MSGKPVVPVDEEAVKAVIQSKEIYTAFQPIVSVSTKSVVGFESFSRGGNSMDPTMLFHPDLSPETKLEVDRLCREKSLLQFRSILGSRDDLLLFMNINPAILSHVKEKSSYLKEQIEAYGIDPENVVVEIPMCAATSMVVLEYADLYRSFGFKTGLDACSIHDTWGKLISALKPQFVKVGHSFYDANDSAPYAAKALEGLLEVADKAGSVVIGQGVEKEEDSFRLLMSGINLQQGFYYTKDEKDMTGDPTRMFFRKIAATYDRYKKVRGAEVKSRKERVHAMFKSVTAACNRFVNVPQSKFETSCRALSTKLDEIVSIFVLDGQGIQLTSRPHTEPAPGRSACDGIVGTGVGVDHSLNDYVVYLDMGYGKFVSPPFTSHYTGEPACIVSKPFIGDGGKRYILCVEMPYPA; encoded by the coding sequence ATGTCGGGAAAGCCTGTCGTCCCTGTGGATGAAGAAGCTGTAAAAGCGGTCATCCAGAGCAAGGAAATATATACGGCATTTCAGCCAATCGTCTCGGTCTCCACCAAGTCTGTGGTGGGGTTCGAGTCCTTTTCCCGTGGCGGCAACAGTATGGATCCGACCATGTTGTTCCATCCCGATCTTTCTCCCGAGACCAAGCTGGAAGTGGACAGATTGTGTCGTGAGAAGTCGCTCCTGCAATTTCGCAGTATTCTCGGCTCCCGCGATGACCTGTTGCTGTTCATGAACATCAACCCCGCCATCCTCTCCCATGTGAAGGAGAAGTCCTCCTACCTCAAGGAGCAGATTGAGGCGTACGGCATTGATCCCGAAAACGTGGTGGTGGAGATTCCCATGTGTGCGGCTACGTCCATGGTGGTGCTGGAGTATGCGGATCTCTATCGCAGCTTTGGCTTCAAGACAGGGCTGGACGCGTGCTCCATCCATGACACCTGGGGAAAGCTGATCTCTGCGCTCAAGCCTCAGTTCGTCAAAGTCGGGCATTCTTTTTATGACGCGAATGACTCTGCCCCCTATGCGGCCAAGGCGCTGGAAGGGTTGCTCGAAGTGGCCGACAAGGCCGGGTCTGTCGTTATCGGGCAGGGCGTGGAAAAGGAGGAGGACTCCTTCCGTCTACTCATGTCCGGCATCAACTTGCAGCAGGGTTTCTACTACACCAAGGACGAGAAAGATATGACGGGCGATCCGACCCGTATGTTCTTCCGCAAGATCGCTGCCACCTATGATCGCTACAAGAAGGTGCGCGGGGCTGAGGTGAAGAGTAGAAAAGAGCGCGTCCACGCCATGTTCAAGAGCGTAACCGCTGCCTGCAATCGTTTCGTCAATGTCCCGCAGAGCAAATTTGAAACCTCATGCAGGGCGCTGTCCACCAAGCTCGATGAGATCGTCTCCATCTTCGTGCTCGATGGTCAGGGCATACAGCTTACCTCCCGGCCCCATACCGAGCCCGCTCCAGGGCGCTCTGCCTGTGATGGTATCGTGGGTACGGGCGTAGGGGTGGATCACTCCCTCAATGATTACGTCGTGTATCTGGATATGGGCTACGGTAAGTTTGTCTCGCCGCCCTTTACCTCGCACTATACTGGCGAGCCTGCCTGTATCGTGAGCAAGCCCTTCATAGGTGACGGCGGCAAGCGCTACATCCTGTGTGTGGAAATGCCGTATCCGGCGTAA
- a CDS encoding cation:proton antiporter family protein, whose product MDPLIILLAFGCGYLASLINLPPLVGYLAAGFALSTQGYQTGPVLQEIADIGVTILLFSIGLKLKIKGLLRPEVWGGATIHMLITVGIFAVGLMGLSSTGLAFFAGLDWTTALLVAFALSFSSTVFAVKILEESGRSSSLNGRTAIGVLIMQDIFAVLFLTFSTGKLPTPWALALIAILPVARWIFIRMLDRIGHGELQVLFGFFLAFVAGAAAFEAVGLKADLGALIVGIMLASHDRAKELANSLMNIKDFLLVGFFLEIGLAGLPSMQTLGASMILICALPLKIALFFWLFTRFKLKARTSFITSWNLANYSEFGLIVGTLAVNSGWLSSDWLLAIAVALSISFVVAAPFNRTADCLFDRFSSSLRRFQTAERHPDEEPYEAGTWKIIIFGMGRVGEGTYRYFTQKHGPVVLGLDFSDVTVDRLLEQGYQVALADATDADFWSKLPETGGQVQLIVLTIPNLQTQLHIAEKLRERQFPGEIAAIAQYDDEVDILREAGVHTSFNVFREAGIGLASHISKELDLSEIELLPEAE is encoded by the coding sequence ATGGATCCGCTCATAATCCTGCTCGCCTTCGGATGCGGCTACCTTGCAAGCCTCATCAACCTCCCCCCTTTGGTGGGGTATCTTGCTGCAGGATTCGCCCTGTCCACACAGGGCTACCAGACCGGACCGGTTCTTCAGGAGATCGCGGACATCGGCGTCACCATTCTGCTCTTCTCCATCGGCCTCAAGCTCAAGATCAAAGGGTTGCTGCGCCCCGAAGTATGGGGCGGGGCCACCATCCACATGCTCATTACCGTGGGAATCTTTGCCGTGGGACTCATGGGCCTTTCCTCTACCGGGCTCGCCTTCTTTGCCGGGCTCGACTGGACGACCGCCCTGCTCGTGGCCTTTGCCCTGAGCTTCTCGTCGACAGTGTTCGCGGTAAAAATCCTTGAAGAGAGCGGACGCTCCAGCTCCCTCAATGGCCGCACAGCCATCGGCGTCCTCATCATGCAGGATATCTTTGCGGTCCTGTTTCTGACCTTCTCCACGGGCAAGCTGCCCACGCCGTGGGCGTTGGCCCTCATCGCCATCCTGCCAGTGGCGCGATGGATCTTCATCAGGATGCTCGACCGCATCGGTCACGGCGAATTGCAGGTACTGTTCGGCTTCTTCCTCGCCTTTGTGGCCGGAGCCGCTGCCTTTGAAGCGGTAGGCCTCAAGGCGGATCTGGGCGCACTGATCGTGGGCATCATGCTGGCGTCCCATGACCGGGCCAAGGAGTTGGCCAACTCCCTCATGAACATCAAGGATTTCCTGCTGGTGGGCTTCTTCCTTGAGATCGGGCTGGCGGGGCTGCCATCCATGCAGACGCTGGGGGCGTCCATGATTCTCATCTGTGCCCTGCCGCTCAAAATTGCCCTGTTCTTCTGGCTCTTCACCCGGTTCAAGCTCAAGGCGAGGACCTCTTTCATCACCAGTTGGAACCTTGCCAACTACAGTGAATTCGGTCTCATCGTGGGCACCCTTGCCGTGAACTCCGGCTGGCTCTCGTCAGACTGGCTGCTGGCCATCGCGGTGGCCCTGTCCATCTCCTTTGTCGTGGCCGCTCCATTCAACCGCACGGCAGACTGCCTCTTCGATCGCTTCAGCAGTTCACTCAGACGGTTTCAGACGGCAGAACGTCACCCTGATGAAGAACCGTACGAAGCTGGCACATGGAAGATCATCATCTTCGGCATGGGCCGCGTGGGTGAAGGCACGTATCGATACTTCACGCAAAAACACGGCCCGGTCGTGCTGGGGCTCGACTTTTCGGACGTCACCGTGGACCGACTGCTGGAGCAAGGCTATCAGGTGGCCCTGGCAGACGCCACAGACGCCGATTTCTGGAGCAAGCTCCCGGAAACCGGTGGACAGGTGCAACTCATCGTCCTCACCATTCCTAACCTGCAGACTCAGCTGCACATTGCCGAGAAGCTGCGCGAACGCCAATTCCCCGGCGAGATCGCGGCGATTGCCCAGTACGATGATGAAGTGGATATTCTGCGTGAGGCAGGCGTCCATACGTCTTTCAACGTATTCCGCGAGGCCGGTATCGGTCTTGCCTCGCACATCAGCAAGGAGCTGGATTTGTCGGAAATCGAGCTGCTGCCCGAAGCGGAATAG
- a CDS encoding SDR family NAD(P)-dependent oxidoreductase — translation MTSLKNKTLVLTGASMGIGKALALELAKEGVNLVLGARSEDKLLETSAACRDLGVKAVCISGDVSTSNVAQELVQVGIEFGDFYGFIHAAGILAPGPAVWELNKTRFREVMDASVTAAHQLIRHAVPQLLWRGEGLAVFFGSGAAERAQPGIGAYCAAKAAEEHLARQLAAEAPPITTVIWRPGIVETQMQFQARNSEGHCASQLKEVFQPWKDEGLLLTPEQSARGLVDFLLNDPGKYNGKIADIRKI, via the coding sequence ATGACTTCGCTCAAGAATAAAACCCTGGTCCTGACCGGGGCATCCATGGGAATCGGCAAGGCTCTGGCTCTGGAGCTTGCCAAGGAAGGCGTCAACCTCGTGCTCGGCGCCCGTTCAGAAGACAAACTGCTTGAGACCAGCGCAGCCTGCCGAGACCTCGGCGTCAAGGCCGTGTGCATCAGCGGCGATGTGTCGACGTCCAATGTGGCGCAGGAACTGGTACAGGTAGGCATCGAATTCGGTGACTTTTACGGATTCATCCACGCCGCGGGCATACTTGCGCCCGGCCCGGCGGTCTGGGAGTTGAACAAAACCCGTTTCCGAGAGGTGATGGACGCATCCGTGACCGCTGCCCACCAGCTTATCCGCCACGCCGTACCGCAACTGCTGTGGCGCGGCGAAGGCCTTGCCGTATTCTTCGGCTCCGGTGCGGCAGAGCGCGCTCAGCCCGGCATTGGCGCATATTGCGCAGCCAAGGCTGCCGAGGAACACCTCGCCCGCCAACTGGCCGCCGAAGCCCCGCCCATCACCACCGTCATCTGGCGACCCGGCATCGTGGAAACGCAGATGCAGTTCCAGGCCCGCAACAGCGAAGGACACTGTGCCTCCCAGTTAAAGGAAGTGTTCCAGCCATGGAAGGACGAAGGCCTGCTTCTCACGCCCGAGCAATCCGCACGCGGTTTGGTGGACTTTCTCCTCAACGACCCAGGAAAATATAACGGCAAGATCGCCGATATCCGGAAAATCTGA
- a CDS encoding pyridoxal phosphate-dependent aminotransferase, which yields MSLKVSKRRPLVAQSEIRNMSIECAKVKGINLAQGVCDLPVPDEVLKGAEAAMEKGTNIYTRFDGRWELRKAIAGKQKRYTGMDVNPEGQVVVSAGATGAFYSACLALLDEGDEVIVFEPYYGYHIVTMASLGIKPVYVTLEPPSWEFVAEDLEKAVTSKTRAIIVNTPSNPAGKVFTREELALVADFADAHDLFVFTDEIYEHFVFDGREHISPATLPGMSRRTITISGLSKVFAITGWRLGYAICDPEWALAIGHFSDLVYVCAPAPLQIGAARGLDELGPEYYQDVSDDHEKKRDLFCNTLREIGLTPHVPEGAYYTLADVSSLPGNTAKERALHLLEKTGVACVPGSAFYQGEVGEGLARFCFAKEMPILEDAMARLRKL from the coding sequence ATGTCATTGAAAGTGAGCAAGCGTCGTCCCCTGGTGGCTCAGTCCGAAATCCGTAACATGTCCATCGAGTGTGCCAAAGTGAAGGGCATCAACCTCGCACAGGGCGTGTGTGACCTGCCCGTGCCCGATGAAGTCCTCAAGGGTGCCGAGGCTGCCATGGAGAAGGGCACCAATATTTACACTCGTTTCGATGGCCGTTGGGAGCTGCGCAAGGCCATTGCCGGCAAGCAGAAACGCTATACCGGCATGGACGTGAATCCCGAAGGGCAGGTGGTGGTTTCCGCCGGTGCTACGGGTGCGTTCTACTCCGCCTGTCTCGCCCTTCTGGACGAGGGCGACGAGGTCATCGTGTTCGAGCCGTACTATGGCTATCACATCGTGACCATGGCCTCCCTTGGCATCAAGCCTGTCTACGTCACGCTGGAACCGCCGTCCTGGGAGTTTGTGGCCGAGGATCTGGAAAAGGCCGTGACATCCAAGACCCGCGCCATCATCGTGAACACCCCGTCCAATCCTGCGGGCAAGGTCTTCACCCGCGAAGAGCTTGCGTTGGTGGCAGACTTTGCCGACGCCCACGACCTGTTTGTGTTCACAGATGAGATTTACGAGCACTTCGTGTTTGACGGACGGGAGCATATCTCTCCGGCCACGTTGCCGGGCATGAGCCGACGCACCATCACCATCTCCGGCCTGTCCAAGGTCTTTGCCATCACTGGCTGGCGTCTTGGCTACGCCATTTGCGACCCGGAATGGGCGCTGGCCATCGGGCATTTCAGCGATCTGGTCTATGTCTGTGCCCCGGCTCCACTCCAAATCGGTGCGGCCCGTGGCTTGGATGAACTGGGCCCGGAGTATTATCAGGACGTTTCCGACGATCACGAAAAGAAACGTGATCTTTTCTGCAACACCCTGCGCGAGATCGGGCTCACTCCCCACGTCCCCGAAGGCGCATATTATACGCTGGCTGACGTCTCCTCACTGCCCGGCAATACTGCCAAGGAACGCGCCCTTCATCTGCTGGAAAAGACCGGTGTAGCTTGCGTGCCCGGCTCGGCTTTCTATCAGGGCGAAGTGGGGGAAGGACTGGCCCGGTTCTGCTTTGCCAAGGAGATGCCCATTCTGGAAGACGCCATGGCGCGGTTGAGGAAGTTGTAG
- a CDS encoding phosphotransferase, whose product MLDNLTLWGLTPKSVSVDVLLPGSPERCLGRTAVEDNTGAIWMLEHLRPGQFDRREKIGRTLDALKKEGLPIPAYLPGPDGRFCVEKEGEYFQISPFVPGDPLPQPEFVTHTERGASLGEFTADLHEAGNSIHEFDNDPPFILEDYVNELMGTIAPRRPDVHEDLLPVLPVLVPLFEAWNDLPTALCQGDFHPLNIIWNDRSVAAVIDWEFMGIRPALFDVANCFGCVGIEEPRALVHGLAVTLLRTLNDRGQLDKESLSLLPELILGLRFAWMSEWLRKKDEEMVHIELRFMRLLANSIDTLLPAWDKLLEG is encoded by the coding sequence ATGCTCGACAATCTCACCCTATGGGGACTGACACCCAAGTCGGTCTCCGTTGATGTATTGCTGCCAGGCAGTCCTGAACGCTGCCTCGGAAGAACCGCCGTGGAAGACAACACCGGCGCCATCTGGATGCTGGAGCACCTTCGCCCCGGCCAGTTCGACCGCCGCGAAAAGATCGGTCGCACCCTGGATGCGCTGAAAAAGGAAGGCTTGCCCATCCCGGCATATCTCCCCGGACCGGATGGCCGCTTCTGCGTGGAGAAAGAGGGTGAGTATTTTCAAATCTCTCCTTTTGTGCCGGGCGACCCTCTGCCCCAGCCGGAATTCGTCACCCACACCGAACGCGGCGCATCGCTGGGAGAGTTCACTGCAGACCTGCATGAGGCTGGCAACTCCATACATGAGTTCGACAACGATCCGCCCTTCATTCTGGAGGACTACGTCAACGAACTGATGGGCACCATCGCGCCCCGCCGTCCTGACGTGCATGAAGACCTGCTGCCGGTCCTGCCCGTGCTGGTCCCGCTGTTCGAAGCCTGGAACGACCTGCCGACCGCTCTGTGTCAGGGGGACTTTCACCCCCTCAACATCATCTGGAATGACCGCTCCGTAGCCGCTGTCATTGATTGGGAGTTCATGGGCATACGCCCCGCGCTGTTTGACGTTGCGAACTGCTTTGGTTGTGTCGGTATTGAGGAGCCGCGCGCGTTGGTCCACGGATTGGCCGTCACGCTGCTCAGAACCCTTAATGACAGGGGCCAACTGGACAAAGAAAGCCTCTCCCTACTGCCGGAACTGATCCTCGGCCTCCGGTTCGCCTGGATGTCCGAATGGCTGCGAAAGAAAGACGAGGAGATGGTTCACATAGAACTGCGCTTCATGCGGCTGCTGGCCAACTCCATCGACACCCTGCTGCCCGCATGGGACAAACTGCTGGAAGGCTAA
- a CDS encoding protein adenylyltransferase SelO, whose translation MSFDNTYARLPEIFYQRIEPTPVERPGLIRLNTALAGTLGLDLPDDKSKLANIFSGNELLEGMEPLAQAYAGHQFGHFVPQLGDGRAVLLGEVVAPDNRRFDIQLKGSGKTRFSRGGDGRSPLGPVLREYIVSEAMHAFGIPTSRALAMVTTGETVHREEDHPGGVITRVASSHIRIGTFEFFAARHLENEVRILADYVIDRHYPEVRTDANPYAALYEHICLAHARLVAKWMGVGFIHGVMNTDNTALSGETIDYGPCAFMDHYAPDRVFSSIDVQGRYAYNNQPTIAQWNMACLGGCLLPLLSEDEAEARSIGESVLQTFTPAFKNEYQNVMCSKIGLAACDAHFQQVKALLNLMHEHHVDFTVAFRQLCDVPRSADASERFTALFESRDAITAWLKDWRTQIDATTSQEDASKLMRRSNPTFIPRNHRIEAAIRAAEDHNDFSLAHRLIDILKNPFEDQPEHAEYMEPPQPEERVRQTFCGT comes from the coding sequence ATGTCCTTTGACAATACATACGCCAGACTGCCCGAGATCTTTTACCAACGCATCGAGCCCACGCCAGTAGAGAGACCGGGGCTCATCCGCCTCAACACGGCACTGGCTGGAACGCTCGGATTGGATTTGCCAGATGACAAGTCCAAGCTGGCCAATATCTTTTCCGGCAATGAACTGCTGGAAGGGATGGAACCTCTAGCGCAGGCGTATGCCGGGCATCAGTTCGGCCACTTCGTGCCGCAACTGGGAGATGGCCGCGCCGTATTGCTGGGAGAGGTTGTCGCGCCGGACAACCGCCGCTTTGATATTCAGCTCAAAGGCTCCGGCAAGACACGGTTTTCCCGAGGCGGCGATGGCCGTTCGCCCCTCGGTCCGGTCCTGCGTGAATACATCGTCAGCGAGGCCATGCACGCCTTTGGCATCCCCACTTCACGCGCCCTTGCGATGGTCACGACCGGCGAGACCGTGCACCGCGAGGAGGACCACCCCGGCGGTGTCATCACCCGTGTGGCTTCCAGCCATATCCGCATCGGCACCTTTGAATTTTTCGCAGCCCGACATCTGGAAAACGAAGTTCGCATTCTGGCTGACTACGTCATCGACCGTCATTACCCCGAAGTCCGCACCGACGCGAATCCCTATGCCGCACTGTATGAGCATATCTGCCTTGCGCACGCCCGTCTCGTAGCCAAGTGGATGGGCGTAGGGTTCATCCATGGTGTCATGAACACAGACAACACCGCCCTGTCCGGCGAGACCATCGATTACGGCCCCTGCGCCTTCATGGACCACTACGCCCCGGACCGCGTATTCAGCTCCATCGACGTACAAGGCCGATACGCATACAACAACCAGCCCACCATCGCCCAGTGGAACATGGCATGTCTTGGCGGCTGTCTGCTGCCACTGCTCAGTGAGGATGAGGCGGAGGCTCGCAGTATAGGAGAGTCAGTCCTTCAAACCTTCACCCCCGCGTTCAAGAACGAATACCAAAACGTCATGTGCAGCAAGATTGGCCTCGCCGCCTGCGATGCACACTTTCAACAGGTCAAAGCCCTGCTCAACCTCATGCATGAGCATCACGTCGACTTCACGGTAGCCTTCCGGCAACTGTGCGACGTGCCTCGTTCTGCTGATGCCTCAGAAAGATTCACGGCTCTCTTTGAATCAAGAGACGCAATCACAGCATGGCTCAAGGACTGGCGGACACAAATCGACGCCACCACATCTCAAGAAGATGCCAGCAAACTCATGCGTCGCTCCAACCCGACTTTCATTCCGAGAAATCATCGCATTGAGGCTGCCATTCGTGCTGCGGAAGATCACAATGATTTTTCCCTTGCCCACCGAC